The sequence AGTTTTGCTTGAGTAGTGGCTTTTCTAATGTGTTTGTTTACTCGGACTTCATTCAAGCCATCACGGCCATAATTTCTCCATTAGAAGAAGGCGAACCAGAAGGAGCGTTGGCCTTGGATACTAAAGATCTTATCAATGGTCCAACTGCCCAAGGTTTCTTTCAATATCTCATATGAGTAGGAATGCTAATTTGGTTGCACACAAATTAGCTCATGTGGCTTTATCTTCAGATTTATGCTTGTATTTGTCTAGTAGTACTTTGCCTTCATAGCTTTATTCTCTTGTAACTCAAGATTTCAGTTTTTAATATtagtgttatttttttttaaaaataaaataaaataagtcaAGGGAtatgatttaaaaatataataataataagttaaGGGATAGAAAAAAATTAGTTGAGGGATAGATGCGTGTTATCCCATagcagtttttttttaattattaaaaaactattataaaatttacTTATCTATCGAAGAAGGGGGAATTTGTGATAAATCCCTAATAGCAAACTTGAATTTTTCCTCAGTCCCCgtttcaaaaattatttgttcCCAATCCCTGACAAAAGTATGCTCTTTGTTTGAACTCCCTATTGTGGCCAATTTACCAAAATGTCcctaaataaaatgatttacaaaaaaaaaaaaaaaaagaaaacatgaTGGTTCCACTGTAATCGTTATTTTTCCTCTGTTCTTCTTCTTGATTCTCTTCTCCCGAACCTTTCTCTCTCAATCTTAAACTTTTAATCCCTTAACAAAAATGTCGCAGATCTGTGTTTACTCGGTTAATGTTGAAGATCTACATTGACGTGGGTTGAGGGAATTTCCCATCTTTGTGCTCAAACGAAAATTTTCACATATTTGTAGGTTAGTTTTTAGATTagaaatcttttaaattttgagCAAATAAATTATTGTCACAGCTTGATGTATGTcttacaaatttaaaatgttgAATTGATGGAATTGTTTGAGCTTTTTTATGATTATAGAGGTGATGTTGAATTTTCGGGCATCGCGTTAGTTTTACAGATTAGCTTACTAATATCAATTTTCACGTCTGTTGCTGGGAATGCAGTtcatttcatgagcatttgtgATAGATTAGCTTATATTTCGTATTGTTCTCgattataatgttttaattcttaattttgGGGTTTTAGTTCTATAATCTTACATTTATactgtgatttaaattattagaattaaaatctagtATTCTGAATTGAATTCGTTATTTTGTACTGTTTATGTGTAATATATGATGAAAGAATATATTATTGCTTTGATTTACTGTATTGAAGAGCATTCCCCTTTTGTAGTTTGAGAATGAAGTTTTACAGATTAGCTTACCAATATCAATTTTTACGTCTGTTGCTGGGAATGCAGTtcatttcatgagcatttgtgATATATTAGCTTATATTTCGTATTAATCTCgattataatgttttaattcttaattttgGGGTTTTAGTTTTGTACTATTACATTTATactgtgatttaaattatttgaattaaaatctaGTATTCTGAATTTGTTATTTTATACTGTTTGTGTGTAATATatgatgaaaaatatattattgcttcgatttattattttgaagaGCATTCCCCTTTTGTAGTTTGAGAATGGAATCTGGaagtggtccttgcaatctttcGTTTTTGGGTTGCTGTAAATTCAAGAAGCAGCTGTTTGTCATCTCAATCTTCAGTGGTTGTAACTTGATGGATGTTTTTGCTAGTCTGAGcaaaaaatgtgcagaaatatctTCGGAATCCACTATGCTTCAATACGTAGCTCCACTGCATAAGATGCTTGTGTCTTTGAATGATGATGTCCTTAATATGATTCATCTTCATATGTGTGTAAAGCTTACGACGATTGAATTGAGGGCAGAGAAAAAAAATGAACACTTCAACAACTTGAATGATGGGAGGTAAAATATATTTACTTATTATTAGACGTATTTTCATTCTCCTATTTTGATATGTTTAGTAACatgtttaataaaaaattttaaggttAAATATTGTAGATTTCTTTGTATAAATTATCAATTAGCTGTTTGAAACcaagattaattttttaaaatttaaaatttttttgtgtggttattgttcttttttatcttattaattgtatattaaattggTAAGGGTTGATGAGAAAGACACGCAGTCGAAGAGTGACAACGAGGTTGAACAGCCCCTTTGCGCCAATACTATAGATGTCTGGATTTATTGTATTCATGGTGTAGGACAAATATTCAAGGGTGCTGGTGAATTTAggaattatttgaaaaactttTCTGTTGCCACAAGACGTTCATTTATGTATGTAAAAAATGACAGCGAGAAGGTTATTGTGATTTGTAGTGAAAAGAGTTGCAGTTGGAGAATTTATGCTTCGAAACATAAAAGAGACAATCTTTTTGCCATAAGAAAATGTAAACTGCAACATAATTGTGGTGAGAATAATCTACGTAGCAGAGGACATCCTAGAGCCAATGTCTATTGGATAGCGAATgttgtgaaagaaaaattgaGAGGAGAGCACTCTTATCGTCCGTGTACAATGCAGATGGACTTGCaaagagattttggggtagAGTTAGAATACCGCAAAGTGTGGAAGGGTAAAAAGTTGGCGATGCATGATATTCATGGCACAGATGAAGGATGCTATGATAGATTAAGATGGTATTGTGATGCTGTTAAAAAGACTAATCCTGATAGTGTTGTAGAGTGTGAGATTGAACCTTTGACTAAAAAATTCAGATGGTTGTTCATTTGTTTTCATGCATGTGTCGTCAGTTTTGTTAGTGGTTGTAGGCCATTGATATTTTTGGATGGTACTCATATAAGGAATAAGTATAAAGGATGCATCTTAGTTGATGCATCGAAAGATGCGAATGATGATCTTTTCACAATTGCTTATGCCGTAGTAGATGCGGAGAATGATGCGAACTGGGATTGGTTTTGTTATCATTTGAGTCGTGTGCTCCTTTACTATCAATGCATTCCATTCGACGAGTTCACATTTTTCTCGGACAGACATCCCAGTATCATCAAGGCAGTGAATCAAGTATTTGTTGTGAGTCACCATGCTTATTGTTTGAGACATTTAGTGGATAATTTCGTTAAGCAGGTAAATTCCAAATTACGAATCCCTGAGCAATttactttaattttttcatattatctGATCATTTTAAGCTCGatctaaatttttattaatctttaTAGGTGTTGAGAAGTTATCCCAGACATAACAAAAAACATTGGTCTTCGGTATTTAAGAAAGCTGCGTATGCTCCGTCTTTTCAAGATTACGAgcaacatataaacaatatattagagTCAATGTCACTTGCCATTTGGTTTATTGTAAATTCTCATCCACAGAGTTGGGCCAATGCATTGTTTATTGGCAATAGATGGGGTGTTATAAATAACAATATAGCCGAGTGTTGGAATAGTTGGGTTAGGCCAGCTCGTCATCTGCCTATTGTTGCTATGGTTGATCACATACGCGTGCAGATAATGAAAATAATGCACCGACGACGTGAATCAGCTCTACGCATGACcaaggaattaagtccaagaaaagaaaagtttGTTGTAAGCGCATATATGGAATCCCAAACATTAAGAGTTCAGCGTTCGTGTGATTAGAAGTTTGAGGTTGTTGATGGTGAAAAGCCATTTTCCATGGATTTAGTGGATATGACTTGTTCATGTAGAGTTTGACAGATCAGTAAGATTCCGTGCAAGCACGCTGTAGTAAcctgtatccagaattaacgatttatgagtaattaataatacgatcatgtttagatgtaataaaacatgattaagggagtcccAGATGGATTAACAGAGTTCAAAAATGTATTCAAAACGCTCGATAATGGTTAGAGGgttgtcgagttcggaggctccgatgtcgagttcggacggtccgaagtcggagttcggatggcccgaagagggttcggacgctccgatcgttcTGCCGAAAgacgtcatggatgatgtcattTTTCTGACGTAAGAAATGACGTATTATTGGGTTTGGacaatctgaagtccagttcggacgatccgaacatgttcggaggctctgaagccagttcggagggcccgaactccgtctataaataggagggccgagattcagatttagacgcaccaatcacctcttctctctcgattccttagccttctaactcagatctagggaattctaggcgttccatcgggaatccggaagtggcatagcgatccaggcgtcgtagcggagctgtggcctagttttgaggcaatcgacagcaaagggctaacgacggacgaaggtatagcttttgcttcctaaaaatatttaggagtatgctttagcttagttaaggcttttaaacactataatgataatagtatcatttggcagtgtagcgcggattataggcatggacctagggctgatagcacttgcctagtatttgaggtacgaaagtactgttcgagatatcttgactgagtatgcatgtattatgtgactgcatgatttatatgccatgattttatgctgcatacatttgcatattgagttatctccttcgagatgtctattagtagggttgtaccatatcctgttagtggatggacttccatcaaattgggtccggcatatccactggtatttggtatgggagccacctcctgcagcgacggcacaacgtgctacataccagggccgggtctgtctctgttatctgatccttgacctcgagtttatagggagtttactttgcatgcatgtatactcatactctcgtgctaagcgttttatgctcacgtctcgtactctgtgtttctggacaccctattccatggggcaggtttgcgtttggacgaggcgggtggatccaagaggggctaggcagtggttgatcagctggagcttcgtttaggtttttattctgttgttttgggtttatacacctattcgatttggttgtatattattttggatatttacagattccttttcttgggattgtataaatgttatggttttcgcagttgaattttgatttctgtttaattaagttaattgcatgcctaagttctgtttagtaggtgaaccgggtaagggtcactatatttatggtatcaaagcatgcatagtattcttgggatttagattctgcataagataaccgtgaggtacttttgtagatggcgaactacgatgaccagagtagccatggtagtggaggtcgacgctggggagatgacgatcgtgagcgtcatcgggaccgtcatcatcgtcgtcgtgatgaggaccgttttagcgtgcgccgattcttgcagatgggtcctaagcccttagttggaggtgagtctccggaggatgcggagaactggttagactgcatggagacgacttttcagactttccactgcaccgaggagcagaagatggagacccttggctatcttttggatgggcgagctcgtaggtggtggaggtttacttttgcaccctttgttgcggcgagaggagtggccacctgggccgagttccgcacagcttttcagaatcTGTATTTTcatcctgcactccgtcagtcaaaggcgggcgagctactga comes from Henckelia pumila isolate YLH828 chromosome 4, ASM3356847v2, whole genome shotgun sequence and encodes:
- the LOC140860509 gene encoding uncharacterized protein is translated as MESGSGPCNLSFLGCCKFKKQLFVISIFSGCNLMDVFASLSKKCAEISSESTMLQYVAPLHKMLVSLNDDVLNMIHLHMCVKLTTIELRAEKKNEHFNNLNDGRVDEKDTQSKSDNEVEQPLCANTIDVWIYCIHGVGQIFKGAGEFRNYLKNFSVATRRSFMYVKNDSEKVIVICSEKSCSWRIYASKHKRDNLFAIRKCKLQHNCGENNLRSRGHPRANVYWIANVVKEKLRGEHSYRPCTMQMDLQRDFGVELEYRKVWKGKKLAMHDIHGTDEGCYDRLRWYCDAVKKTNPDSVVECEIEPLTKKFRWLFICFHACVVSFVSGCRPLIFLDGTHIRNKYKGCILVDASKDANDDLFTIAYAVVDAENDANWDWFCYHLSRVLLYYQCIPFDEFTFFSDRHPSIIKAVNQVFVVSHHAYCLRHLVDNFVKQVLRSYPRHNKKHWSSVFKKAAYAPSFQDYEQHINNILESMSLAIWFIVNSHPQSWANALFIGNRWGVINNNIAECWNSWVRPARHLPIVAMVDHIRVQIMKIMHRRRESALRMTKELSPRKEKFVVSAYMESQTLRVQRSCD